A DNA window from Vidua macroura isolate BioBank_ID:100142 chromosome 28, ASM2450914v1, whole genome shotgun sequence contains the following coding sequences:
- the USP39 gene encoding U4/U6.U5 tri-snRNP-associated protein 2, translated as MSSRGRRDRDPREPRELRGASAAGPARGSSRSRRDADGERQRGRRDAERERTRREAAEALPVDLARVKREPGTGSGSGVWGGSGSAGPAAPVRVKREREPDGDSDPEPEPAVRYGRFDPEDQRSRHCPYLDTINKSVLDFDFEKLCSISLSHINVYACLVCGKYFQGRGLKSHAYIHSVQLSHHVFLNLHTLKFYCLPDNYEIIDSSLEDITYVLKPTFTAQHIAHLDKQAKLSRAYDGTTYLPGIVGLNNIKANDYANAVLQALSNVPPLRNYFLEEENYRRIQRPPGDIMFLLVQRFGELMRKLWNPRNFKAHVSPHEMLQAVVLCSKKNFQITKQGDGVEFLSWFLNALHTALGGTKRKKKTIVTDVFQGSMRIFTKKLPHPDLPAEEKAQLLQNSEYQERMVESTFLYLTLDLPTAPLYKDEKEQLIIPQVPLFSILAKFNGSTEKEYKTYKENFLKRFQLTRLPPYLIFCIKRFTKNNFFVEKNPTIVNFPITNVDLREYLSEEVQAVHSHTTYDLIANIVHDGKPSEGSYRIHVLHHGTGKWYELQDLQVTDILPQMITLSEAYIQIWKRREEDETNQQGA; from the exons atgTCGAGCCGCGGGAGGCGGGACCGCGACCcccgggagccccgggagcTCCGCGGGGCctccgccgccggccccgcccgcggctCCTCCCGCAGCCGCCGCGACGCCGACGGCGAGCGGCAGCGGGGCAGGCGAGACGCGGAGCGGGAGCGCacgcggcgggaggcggcggaggCGCTGCCGGTGGATCTCGCACGCGTCAAGCGGGAACCGGGCAccggcagcggcagcggcgtCTGGGGGGGCTCCggcagcgccggccccgccgcgcccgtGCGGGTGAAGCGGGAGCGGGAGCCCGATGGAGACTCCGACCCTGAGCCCGAGCCCGCCG TGCGCTACGGGCGCTTCGACCCCGAGGACCAGCGTAGCCGGCACTGCCCCTACCTGGACACCATCAACAA GAGTGTTCTGGACTTCGACTTTGAGAAGCTCTGCTCCATCTCCCTGTCCCACATCAACGTCTACGCCTGCCTCGTCTGTGGGAAGTACTTCCAGg GCCGCGGGCTGAAGTCGCACGCCTACATCCACAGCGTGCAGCTGAGCCACCACGTGTTCCTCAACCTGCACACGCTCAAGTTCTACTGCCTGCCTGACAACTACGAGATCATTGACTCCTCCCTCGAGGACATCACG TACGTGCTCAAGCCCACCTTCACAGCCCAGCACATCGCCCACCTGGACAAACAGGCCAAGCTGTCCCGGGCCTACGATGGCACCACGTACCTGCCTGGCATCGTGGGGCTCAACAACATCAAGGCCAACGACTACGCCAACGCTGTGCTCCAG GCCCTGTCCAATGTGCCTCCCCTGAGGAATTACTTCCTGGAGGAGGAGAACTACCGGCGCATCCAGCGCCCACCCGGGGACATCATGTTCCTGCTGGTGCAGCGCTTCGGGGAGCTCATGAGGAAGCTCTGGAACCCCCGGAACTTCAAGGCACATGTGTCACCCCACGAGATGCTGCAGGCCGTGGTGCTCTGCAGCAAGAAAAACTTCCAGATCACCAAGCAGG GGGATGGGGTGGAGTTCCTGTCCTGGTTCCTGAACGCGCTGCACACGGCGCTGGGCGGCaccaagaggaagaagaaga CCATCGTCACCGACGTGTTCCAGGGCTCCATGCGCATCTTCACCAAGAAGCTGCCACACCCTGACCTG CCTGCCGAGGAGAAGGcgcagctgctgcagaacagcGAGTACCAGGAGCGCATGGTGGAGTCCACGTTCCTGTACCTGACCCTGGACCTGCCCACGGCGCCGCTCTACAAGGACGAGAAGGAGCAGCTCATCATCCCCCAGGTGCCCCTGTTCAGCATCCTGGCCAAGTTCAACGGCAGCACCGAGAAAGAGTACAAGACCTACAAGGAGAACTTCCTGAAGCGGTTCCAGCTGACACGCCTGCCCCCCTACCTCATCTTCTGCATCAAGCGCTTCACCAAGAACAACTTCTTCGTGGAGAAGAACCCCACCATCGTCAACTTCCCCATCAC GAACGTGGACCTGCGGGAATACCTGTCAGAGGAGGTGCAGGCCGTGCACTCCCACACCACCTACGACCTCATCGCCAACATCGTACACGACGGGAAACCCTCGGAGGGCTCCTACCGCATCCATGTCCTGCACCAT ggcacagggaagtgGTACGAGCTGCAGGACCTGCAGGTGACTGACATCCTGCCCCAGATGATCACCCTGTCCGAGGCCTACATCCAG atCTGGAAGCGACGTGAGGAGGATGAGACGAACCAACAAGGCGCCTGa